A window of the Phragmites australis chromosome 20, lpPhrAust1.1, whole genome shotgun sequence genome harbors these coding sequences:
- the LOC133901852 gene encoding annexin D5-like: MASLTLPPAPTNPRQDAVDLHKAFKGFGCDSTAVINILTHRDSVQRGLIQQEYRTMYHEELSHRISSELSGHHKKAMLLWILDPAGRDATVLREALSGDTMDLRAATEIICSRTPSQLQIMKQTYFARFGTYLEHDIGHQTSGDHQKLLLAYVGIPRYEGPEVDPTIVTHDAKDLYKAGEKKLGTDEKTFIRVFTERSWAHLASVASAYHHMYDRNLEKVIKSETSGNFEVALLTILRCAENPAKYFAKVLRKAMKGLGTDDKTLIRVVVTRTEIDMQYIKAEYYKKYKKPLAEAIQSETSGNYRAFLLSLVGHGH; encoded by the exons ATGGCGAGCCTCACCCTGCCGCCGGCGCCCACCAACCCGCGCCAGGACGCCGTCGACCTCCACAAGGCCTTCAAAG GGTTTGGCTGTGACAGTACAGCAGTAATAAACATACTTACTCATCGTGACTCGGTGCAACGTGGACTCATTCAACAGGAATACAGGACTATGTATCATGAGGAACTCTCCCACCGTATTTCATCTGAACTCAGTGGACACCACAAG AAAGCTATGTTGCTGTGGATTCTTGATCCTGCTGGACGTGATGCTACTGTTTTGAGAGAAGCTCTAAGTGGTGACACTATGGATCTGAGAGCAGCCACTGAGATAATATGTTCCAGGACACCTTCACAGTTGCAAATAATGAAACAGACTTATTTTGCGAGATTCGGTACTTATCTTGAACACGACATTGGTCACCAGACATCCGGCGATCACCAGAAG CTTTTACTTGCCTATGTGGGAATTCCACGCTATGAAGGCCCTGAGGTTGATCCTACTATAGTGACACATGATGCAAAGGACTTGTACAAAGCTGGTGAGAAAAAGCTGGGCACGGATGAGAAGACTTTCATTCGCGTTTTCACTGAACGCAGTTGGGCACACTTGGCATCTGTTGCTTCTGCTTACCATCATATGTATGACCGGAACTTAGAGAAG GTTATCAAGAGCGAAACATCTGGAAACTTTGAAGTTGCACTTTTGACGATTCTCAGATGCGCAGAGAATCCAGCAAAGTATTTTGCTAAG GTCCTACGAAAGGCCATGAAAGGTCTAGGTACTGATGACAAGACACTTATAAGGGTCGTGGTAACGAGGACTGAGATTGATATGCAATATATCAAAGCAGAGTACTACAAGAAATATAAGAAGCCGTTAGCCGAGGCTATCCAGTCTGAAACATCAGGGAATTATCGGGCATTCCTTCTTTCGCTTGTTGGTCATGGCCATTAG